A genomic stretch from Onychostoma macrolepis isolate SWU-2019 chromosome 02, ASM1243209v1, whole genome shotgun sequence includes:
- the LOC131526548 gene encoding midnolin-like, producing MERNTEARSHGSRSRCEELLRGDASMNVSISSTTGSRFELSVPLEETVEGLNRRLSEKLRVPRERLLLLHRDTRLNSGKLLDFGVVDGSRLTLVPTVEAGLMSQSCRSEQSVLQALETLTDAQVSDFLSGRSPLTLALRVGDHMMFVQLQLAAQASGGQPSLSRVPAGPNQTPTGAISSGDPSVSQQRQQDVFKSRTAPPSSHDCHAHSTQSPAPAPPCIQAEGSTQSPRQRCKPGAVIESLVNHAPGVFSGTFSGTLQPTLQDSSGRPRRDISTILQILNDLLSATRLYQRSPTTLTHLRCPPATPTSHTHTPPPSPTSPPPSPTSDRPRPQPPAHLRRPSGERLRQTENKAMRCKVEQLQLLLQQRRLRRKARRDTRGPYHWITQRQNRSSDASLRLDYQEPVWKPDGPADINPEFVVV from the exons ATGGAGCGGAACACCGAGGCGCGGAGTCACGGATCGCGGTCCCGGTGTGAGGAGCTCCTCCGCGGCGACGCGTCCATGAACGTATCGATCAGCTCCACCACCGGGAGCCGCTTCGAGCTGTCCGTTCCGCTGGAGGAGACCGTGGAGGGGCTCAACCGGAGACTGTCCGAGAAGCTCCGGGTTCCGAGGGAGcgactgctgctgctgcaccGAGACAC GAGGTTAAACTCAGGGAAACTGCTGGATTTTGGTGTGGTTGACGGAAGCAGACTGACGCTGGTGCCCACGGTCGAAGCCGGACTGATG TCGCAGTCGTGCCGCTCGGAGCAGTCGGTCCTGCAGGCGCTGGAGACTCTCACAGACGCTCAG GTCAGTGACTTCCTGTCGGGACGGTCCCCGCTGACCCTTGCCCTGCGTGTGGGCGATCACATGATGTTTGTGCAGCTCCAGTTGGCGGCTCAGGCGTCTGGAGGACAGCCATCCCTTTCCAGGGTTCCTGCGGGCCCCAACCAGACGCCTACAGGGGCCATCAGCAGTGGAGACCCCTCAGTCTCACAGCAGCGGCAACAGGACGTCTTTAAGAGCCGCACTGCCCCGCCCTCATCTCATGATTGTCACGCCCACAGCACTCAAAGCCCCGCCCCTGCTCCGCCCTGCATTCAG GCTGAAGGCAGCACTCAGAGCCCCAGACAGCGATGCAAACCCGGCGCCGTCATCGAGAGCCTGGTCAATCACGCGCCGGGAGTTTTCTCAGGAACCTTCTCAG GTACTCTACAACCCACCCTTCAGGACAGCAGCGGGCGTCCTCGCCGCGACATCAGCACCATCCTGCAGATCCTCAACGACCTCCTGAGCGCCACACGGCTTTACCAGAGATCTCCTACGACGCTGACGCACCTCCGCTGCCCTCCGGCCACTCctacctcacacacacacacgcctccACCCTCACCTACCTCGCCTCCACCCTCACCTACCTCAGACCGGCCGCGGCCACAGCCACCTGCACACCTGCGCAGGCCCTccg GTGAGCGTCTGCGGCAGACGGAGAATAAAGCCATGCGCTGTAAGGTGGAGCAGCTGCAGCTCTTACTGCAGCAGAGGCGTCTGCGGAGAAAGGCCCGGAGAGACACGCGCGGCCCGTATCACTGGATAACCCAACGCCAGAACCGGTCCAGCGACGCGTCGCTCCGCCTGGACTACCAGGAGCCGGTCTGGAAGCCCGACGGCCCCGCAGACATCAACCCGGAGTTT